Proteins encoded in a region of the Anopheles ziemanni chromosome 2, idAnoZiCoDA_A2_x.2, whole genome shotgun sequence genome:
- the LOC131292994 gene encoding Krueppel homolog 1-like: MKKGTDATTKAAVAAAAAAAANLVENVPDLWAQQDWIKTILSKSGTEIKEVPTEDLCKMVYYSGLPLLMSQQQQQQSGSGPDGSPQHQQQHQLSYGESNGSDHYPPTAHQQLQHRNGYQQPPPHTINLSNGLTIQSNPQGGPAGHVAGGGGSPNGQLTIVLSPPASQGQPNPGGYSAPVSSPHGGTTSTPAAGSKFRCEQCNISFGSKSAHTSHMKSHAKQQLVSANEKGGGGGGKGAVVDAATLTTLTAGGQQQQQQQQAQGQQPDPYQCDVCKKTFAVPARLVRHYRTHTGERPFECEFCHKMFSVKENLQVHRRIHTKERPYKCDICGRAFEHSGKLHRHMRIHTGERPHKCNVCGKTFIQSGQLVIHMRTHTGEKPYKCPVEGCGKGFTCSKQLKVHSRTHTGEKPYHCDICFRDFGYNHVLKLHRVQHYGAKCYKCTICDETFKSKKEMEAHIKGHANELPDEDETEAAGGGGGKEDETATPSVPSAVVIEPGSVAGSIEGSGSNSNSSSAFEYSSSQSNLEGAESASGDERERVALGGRHFAGMKFAHPSVAAAARGARRNNAVVENEAEDDDDDDGEEEDEYIGINEYERRTTPPYIGVPTGGGGGGGGVDPALLAAASIAAAAENGIVDCRPAEVKRSISPCLVRTSASSLSITRITPPPSIPVIGPSSSPPSSTSSSSSSSSLSSSATVMTAAGPPSSSSSTSTMISSAGLMEPVNVNRNGGASSNPPTQYIYEPLSIMKHHGYFAPASQVTEFRSSSDLVRQVEAAIAGTENLLTPPRSSPESPDRSSSPESDSVLMADRDNNTLPPRKRKLYFKDSQQQQPQQLPPHSAPKMMAPSFAGNNGQQQEQQQQQQQHQQEHRQPAKQYDSLNQPSLLAESGRFEQQQQQQLFHNQRHESESNYRLTQQHYHHHHHHQQEQQQPNFAVKSESFVAGGGRDGGTIVASHANERDHRQYPSPPPLHQQQQQQQQPVPPQASVIRMSSVIQYANKSS; encoded by the exons ATGAAGAAAGGTACGGACGCAACGACGAAAGCTGCCGTGGCTGCAGcggccgccgcagccgccaacctggtggaaaatgtgccCGATCTCTGGGCGCAGCAGGACTGGATTAAGACCATTCTCTCCAAGTCGGGGACGGAAATTAAGGAGGTCCCGACGGAAG ATCTGTGCAAGATGGTGTACTACTCTGGCCTTCCGTTGCTAATgtcacagcagcagcaacaacaatccGGTTCCGGTCCGGATGGCTCAccgcagcaccagcagcagcaccaactgAGCTACGGCGAGTCGAACGGCTCCGATCACTATCCACCAACGGCCCATCAACAGTTGCAACATCGGAATGGCTACCAGCAGCCGCCGCCCCACACGATCAACCTAAGCAATGGGCTGACGATCCAAAGCAATCCGCAGGGAGGACCAGCAGGCCATGTCGCAGGAGGTGGAGGCTCCCCTAACGGGCAGTTAACGATCGTGCTGAGTCCACCTGCGTCGCAGGGACAACCAAACCCTGGCGGATACTCGGCGCCGGTGTCTTCCCCACATGGAGGCACCACCTCGACACCGGCCGCCGGGTCGAAGTTTCGCTGCGAGCAGTGCAACATCAGCTTCGGCAGCAAAAGTGCCCACACGAGCCACATGAAATCTCACGCCAAGCAGCAGCTGGTATCGGCGAATGAgaaaggtggtggtggtggtggtaaaggAGCGGTAGTGGATGCTGCGACCCTAACGACCCTGACAGCCggtggccagcagcagcagcagcagcagcaagcgcaAGGACAGCAGCCCGATCCGTATCAGTGCGACGTGTGCAAGAAGACGTTCGCCGTGCCGGCACGGCTGGTGCGCCACTATCGCACGCACACCGGCGAGCGACCGTTCGAGTGCGAGTTCTGCCACAAGATGTTCAGCGTGAAGGAGAACCTGCAGGTGCACCGGCGGATCCACACCAAGGAGCGGCCGTACAAGTGCGACATCTGCGGGCGGGCGTTCGAGCACAGCGGCAAGCTGCACCGGCACATGCGCATCCACACCGGCGAGCGTCCGCACAAGTGCAACGTCTGCGGCAAAACGTTCATCCAGTCCGGCCAGCTGGTGATCCACATGCGCACCCATACCG GTGAAAAACCGTACAAGTGCCCAGTGGAGGGCTGCGGCAAGGGGTTCACCTGCAGCAAGCAACTGAAGGTGCACTCGCGGACACACACGGGCGAGAAGCCGTACCATTGTGATATCTGCTTCCGGGACTTCGGCTACAACCACGTGCTGAAGCTGCACCGGGTGCAGCACTATGGGGCCAAGTGCTACAAGTGCACGATCTGCGACGAGACGTTCAAGAGCAAGAAGGAGATGGAGGCGCACATCAAGGGCCATGCGAACGAGCTGCCGGACGAGGATGAGACTGAGGCGGCGGGTGGCGGGGGCGGGAAGGAGGACGAAACCGCAACGCCGTCGGTTCCGAGTGCGGTCGTCATCGAGCCCGGTTCGGTGGCGGGCAGCATCGAGGGTAGTGGTAGTAATAGTAACAGCAGCAGCGCCTTCGAGTACTCCTCAAGCCAGAGTAACCTCGAGGGCGCGGAAAGTGCGTCCGGGGACGAGCGGGAACGGGTGGCGCTGGGTGGGCGACACTTTGCGGGTATGAAGTTTGCCCATCCGTCCGTCGCAGCCGCCGCCAGAGGGGCGCGTCGGAATAACGCGGTCGTCGAGAACGAAGCggaggacgacgatgacgacgatggtgaggaggaggacgagtaCATCGGAATCAATGAGTACGAAAGGCGTACCACACCACCCTACATCGGGGTACCAacaggagggggaggaggaggaggtggcgtAGATCCGGCTCTCCTTGCTGCGGCTTCGATTGCGGCTGCGGCCGAGAATGGAATCGTCGACTGCCGCCCGGCGGAGGTGAAACGATCGATATCTCCGTGTCTTGTGCGGACGTCGGCTTCTTCGCTATCCATCACGCGGATCACCCCACCACCCTCGATTCCGGTGATCGGGCCATCATCTTCACCACCTTCCTCTACTtcctcgtcatcatcatcatcgtcgttgtcgtcgtcggccACGGTAATGACTGCGGCGGGTccgccatcatcatcctcgtcCACGTCTACCATGATCTCTTCTGCCGGTTTAATGGAACCAGTCAATGTAAATAGGAATGGCGGTGCCAGCTCCAATCCTCCGACCCAGTACATCTACGAACCGCTATCCATCATGAAACATCACGGATACTTTGCCCCCGCCTCGCAAGTGACAGAGTTCCG ATCATCCAGTGATCTGGTGCGGCAGGTGGAGGCGGCGATCGCCGGTACGGAAAATCTGCTAACGCCACCCCGTTCCTCGCCCGAGTCGCCCGATCGTTCCTCCTCACCCGAATCCGATTCAGTATTAATGGCCGATCGGGACAACAACACGCTGCCACCGCGCAAGCGAAAGCTTTACTTCAAGGAtagccaacagcagcagcctcAACAACTGCCACCGCATTCGGCACCGAAGATGATGGCTCCCTCCTTTGCCGGAAACAATGGCcaacagcaggagcagcagcagcagcagcagcagcaccagcaggaaCATCGACAACCGGCGAAACAATACGACTCCCTTAATCAACCATCACTACTTGCCGAAAGCGGACGGttcgagcagcagcaacagcagcaactatTCCACAATCAGCGGCATGAGTCGGAATCAAACTATCGTTTAACCCAACAACactaccatcatcatcatcatcatcaacaggaACAGCAGCAACCGAACTTTGCGGTTAAATCGGAAAGTTTCGTTGCTGGTGGTGGCCGTGACGGTGGAACAATCGTCGCTAGTCACGCTAATGAGCGGGATCATCGTCAGTATCCTTCTCCGCCACCActgcatcaacaacaacaacaacaacaacaaccagtaCCACCTCAGGCCTCCGTCATTCGGATGAGCTCCGTTATCCAGTACGCGAACAAGTCATCGTAG